The genomic DNA AGTTTTGCGATGTCTTGAATAGGCTGCTTGATAGTGGTTAATTGTGGAACATAGTTTTCGATGAAGGTTGTTCCGTCATAACCAATGACCTTCAACTCCTGTGGAACAGCGATTCCTAATTCTTTGGCAATCTTAATGACCAAGATGGCAGTCAAATCGTCAGATGCAAAGAGGCCATCTGGCTTGATTTCCTTGAGAATCCGTTTGATTTCCATTTCCTTTCGGATAGGAGAGTAGTCACTGGAGAGATTGATGTAGTGGGCATCGGGCAGGATGGAGCTAAAGCCGGTTCGTCGGAGTCCAGTTGGAGAGGAACTATCGTCGTTACCGGTAATCATGACGATGGTTTGGCAGTGGCTTTGCTGCAGAGTTTGGGCTGCTAGGACACCGCCGGCATAGTTATCCGAGGATACTACGGGAATCTCAGGGGATAGATTGCGGTCGAAAGCAACGATAGGAGCTCCGACACGGTTGTAATCCGTGATACCGAGGTTGTGGCTACCTGAGATAATCCCATCGACCTGATTGGCTGCCAACATTTCTAAGTATTCCCGTTCCTTGACGGGGTCTTGTTGGCTGTTGCAGATAATGGTTTTGTAGCCCTTGTTAAACAATTCTTGTTCCAGGTATTCAATCAGCTCAGCATAG from Streptococcus oriscaviae includes the following:
- a CDS encoding LacI family DNA-binding transcriptional regulator, producing MVTKLTDVAKLAGVSPTTVSRVINRKGYLSEKTIQKVTAAMKELGYKPNNLARSLQGKSAKLVGLIFPNISHIFYAELIEYLEQELFNKGYKTIICNSQQDPVKEREYLEMLAANQVDGIISGSHNLGITDYNRVGAPIVAFDRNLSPEIPVVSSDNYAGGVLAAQTLQQSHCQTIVMITGNDDSSSPTGLRRTGFSSILPDAHYINLSSDYSPIRKEMEIKRILKEIKPDGLFASDDLTAILVIKIAKELGIAVPQELKVIGYDGTTFIENYVPQLTTIKQPIQDIAKLTVELLLNKIEGQEIPATTYSLPISLLPGKSI